In one Culex quinquefasciatus strain JHB chromosome 2, VPISU_Cqui_1.0_pri_paternal, whole genome shotgun sequence genomic region, the following are encoded:
- the LOC6043537 gene encoding uncharacterized protein LOC6043537, producing MKQLTYLAVWAAFLQIVWGQCLVNLRNDLTSPEPVFLRGNQLWAPNGAALLWNSGEATTISCQNGQLNGFGVSTASLTCQAGTTFTIGGTQVDSRALTCTQRITGDLDATTTACAGGAGQFRNIGFRLTDGQLVTYIQSCYNVNTASVIYTRHIIPGRAINHAISESYRPSFKVAGTAGHVSPATSYTTAQQRVRLAALLGSQEQADRFITTSSYMSRGHLAPDADGIFRSWQWATYFYVNVAPQWQQTNGGNWLVVENAARNIAGRLQEDVLIFNGAHGVMTLPHVNGQQIPITLEAGGIEAPKWYWKIIKSPNTNSGIALITNNDPFRTSMPAAEMLCTDVCATYGWANANYGNFARGYTYCCTVASLMQAIPAIPAEAAVANVLRF from the exons ATGAAACAACTAACATATTTGGCCGTTTGGGCGGCGTTCCTGCAGATCGTATGGGGAC AATGCCTGGTGAACCTCAGGAACGACTTGACGTCTCCGGAGCCGGTGTTTCTTCGTGGAAACCAGTTATGGGCACCGAACGGCGCTGCTTTGCTGTGGAACTCCGGAGAGGCTACTACCATTTCTTGCCAAAACGGTCAACTTAACGGAT TTGGTGTCTCAACTGCATCGTTGACGTGTCAAGCTGGAACGACGTTCACCATCGGTGGAACGCAGGTTGATTCGAGGGCTTTGACCTGCACGCAGCGTATCACGGGTGATTTGGATGCCACGACGACTGCATGCGCTGGTGGTGCTGGTCAATTCCGCAATATCGGGTTCAGACTGACAGATGGCCAGCTCGTAACTTACATTCAGTCGTGCTACAACGTGAACACTGCTTCTGTTATCTACACGCGTCACATTATTCCGGGGAGAGCCATCAACC ATGCCATCAGCGAGTCGTATCGGCCATCCTTCAAGGTGGCGGGAACTGCTGGTCATGTCAGTCCCGCAACTTCCTACACCACTGCTCAACAGAGAGTTAGGCTGGCTGCTCTGCTGGGTTCCCAGGAACAAGCTGACCGGTTCATTACCACCAGTTCGTACATGTCCCGCGGTCACTTGGCTCCGGATGCTGATGGTATTTTCCGGTCGTGGCAGTGGGCTACTTATTTCTACGTGAACGTTGCTCCACAATGGCAG CAAACCAACGGAGGTAACTGGTTGGTCGTGGAGAACGCCGCCCGTAACATCGCAGGTCGTCTTCAAGAGGACGTACTTATCTTCAACGGCGCCCACGGAGTCATGACGCTGCCCCATGTGAACGGCCAGCAAATCCCAATCACCCTGGAAGCAGGTGGTATTGAGGCACCCAAGTGGTACTGGAAGATCATCAAGTCACCGAACACCAACTCGGGCATTGCGCTGATCACCAACAATGATCCGTTCCGAACGAGCATGCCAGCTGCGGAGATGCTCTGCACGGACGTGTGTGCCACCTATGGCTGGGCCAACGCAAACTATGGAAACTTTGCCCGGGGTTATACCTACTGCTGTACGGTAGCGTCGCTCATGCAGGCCATTCCGGCAATTCCGGCCGAGGCAGCGGTGGCTAATGTGTTGCGGTTCTAG
- the LOC6043536 gene encoding uncharacterized protein LOC6043536 — MVPKCTVNINTALQSPEPVFFRNNVLWAPAGPSLVWNTGETTAISCQSGILSGFTVSSTSITCRSGTSFAVGGTPLDSSALTCSTRVTGELEVTSTACGGGAGQLRNIGFRNSSGQMVTYIQSCYNVNTASVIYTRHVIPGRAIKHAISEAYRPAFKVTGTASTVSPATSYTTAQQSSRLATLLGSQTQADKYITSSSFMSRGHLSPDADGIFRPWQWATYYYVNVAPQWQAVNAGNWLRVEDAVRAVSNRLQEDVQIFTGNQGIMTLPNVGGQQTPITLEAGGIQTPKWYWKIVKSPSTNAGIALVTNNDPFRTSMPAAEMLCSNVCTTYGWANANYANFAQGYTYCCTVAALMKAIPAIPVEASVANVLAF; from the exons atggtaccTA AATGCACCGTCAACATCAACACCGCTTTGCAATCCCCGGAACCGGTGTTCTTCCGCAATAATGTACTATGGGCTCCCGCCGGTCCCTCGCTTGTTTGGAACACGGGTGAAACAACTGCAATCTCGTGCCAATCCGGTATTTTAAGCGGAT TTACCGTTTCGTCGACTTCAATCACGTGCCGCTCGGGGACAAGCTTCGCCGTTGGTGGCACC CCGT TGGATTCGTCCGCGTTGACTTGCTCGACGCGTGTGACCGGCGAGCTGGAAGTAACGAGCACGGCCTGCGGTGGCGGAGCGGGTCAGCTGCGTAACATTGGCTTTCGGAATTCGAGCGGCCAGATGGTGACGTACATCCAGTCGTGCTACAACGTCAATACGGCGTCGGTCATCTACACCAGGCATGTGATTCCGGGGCGAGCCATCAAGC ATGCAATTAGCGAAGCTTACCGTCCGGCGTTCAAGGTAACAGGAACGGCGTCCACCGTAAGTCCAGCGACTTCTTACACTACGGCTCAGCAGAGTTCTCGTCTCGCCACTCTGTTGGGTTCCCAGACTCAGGCAGATAAGTACATTACGTCCAGCTCCTTCATGTCACGTGGTCATCTGTCCCCGGATGCCGACGGCATCTTTCGTCCCTGGCAATGGGCAACTTATTATTACGTTAACGTGGCTCCACAATGGCAG GCGGTCAACGCTGGAAACTGGCTTCGTGTTGAGGATGCTGTTCGGGCAGTATCGAACCGACTCCAAGAGGATGTTCAAATCTTCACTGGAAACCAAGGAATAATGACTCTACCCAACGTAGGTGGCCAACAAACCCCAATCACCCTGGAGGCAGGTGGAATCCAAACCCCAAAGTGGTACTGGAAGATCGTAAAGTCACCCAGCACCAACGCGGGAATTGCCCTGGTGACCAACAATGATCCGTTTAGAACCAGCATGCCCGCTGCTGAGATGCTTTGCAGCAATGTGTGTACCACCTATGGCTGGGCCAACGCAAACTACGCGAACTTTGCCCAGGGGTACACCTACTGCTGTACGGTGGCCGCTCTGATGAAGGCGATTCCGGCCATCCCGGTGGAAGCGAGTGTTGCGAACGTGCTGGCGTTTTGA